The window TCAACCATCAGTTATCGTCATTTCAGAGCTCTCCTCCGAACAGAATAAATTCTACCGAAAGACTGAGAAATTTGAGGAACGAAATGAGAATTATAGGAATCGATGCTTATATTATTCCGTCAGAAGATGCTCATCAGGTAATATCTGTATCTTGATATAATACACCTGTACATTTAAAGATAAGTTTGTCAAATATCGAAACAATGATAATTTAactgttataacaaaatataatagttCTGTAAAGAAAATACTCTCTGTTTTACTGAACTACAGATCAGCTTTCAGgcaatatacaaaaaaatgttcattttaactttatcaaatgctctatttaataaatatactgTAATGTTACAGAGTGAGTATACATCTCCATACGACCAGAGAAGGAAATTCATTTGTGGATTATCAGGATCTGCGGGTACTTATAGAAGCTTTAACAAGAAagaacaatttttatttgtttaaacagAGCTTATGATTCAGATTAAGACATGTTTTCTCATGagagtaaaaataaaatcttttaggTTACGCAATTGTTACAATGACTAAGGCCGCTCTGTGGACTGACGGTCGTTACTTCCTGCAAGCGGAAGCGGAAATGGACTGTAACTGGATTTTAATGAGAAAAGGTAATATAGCGATATatttagttcttttttttttagattgatAGTGAAGATGGTATacaactttcatttttatatttaggTGAAAAAGATGTGCCGTCGTCCACAGAGTGGTTGACATCCGTTCTTGAGGTAAAAGAAAACGCCACGGTTGGATCTTACCCCTTTTTCCTGGGCAGTAGTATGTATTGATCTTTTAGTACATGTAcgactttatttaaaaataaaattgaactattctaataatatatattgatatgcAGATTAGTTGAATTTTCAGTGTGAATTGAATTTCTTTCATATCTGCAATTTAGCATTTCTaccttaaggatgacgtttactcagaatgaaaaaaaattccactgatgataatgaaacccCATCTATTGTATGCTATAGACCTTTGATTGtcgtgttatttttcactttcaaaaaagtaggtcaatgacctactttttgagtaaatggccattgaatattttttgaaaaatcaagaaaaattccataaaattttacactacaattgaaattttcttaattgtaaatatatttcaaataataaagcTCTTTAAAAAGtgtaatacattttatgaatggcagtggcactaaataggtacaaaacattaagattttagctacaatttaaaaaaaatattccagtccgaatttcctctatcagttttcaaattcctacccatttttgatctaagtttacaaaaaattggatgatgataatacaaaaacactAATAGcattgaactacttatattgaccttattctgttggcataaaatttatatgaggtcaatgatcaaaattttgagatatggtgtcttttatcgtttttaagcattttataatattttcgcAATTCGTACCATACAATTactttaatgaataagtgaggtaaaaccagcagaaaatatgaaaaattatatagactaaaacataaaatcttaactttcaatattagagtactgccaaaaatgttttagcggaaaacaaatctgcaaaatttagtccgaattttctctgtttggctaaaagtctatttttgtttgagcctaattacgtaataaagtaaaaatatcaaatgttttgtcaataataattcattttattaatacttttttttgtttagaacaaattttactcattacattgaactttataacttCCGAACTTCCGAAtatgagaactcaaaccctgagtaaacaacaccctttaATCAGTTTTAGAATTCATCTAAAAAGCATAATAATAGAAAATTGCCATATTTAtctcattttaatttatttccaaaGATGTTTTTTAAGCAAAACATATATGGTAATTtagtgaaaaatattttttctacgATATTACAATAAGAACTATTTGGTCTACATAGccaaaattttttcaaaaacattgatTTAGTCTTCTCCACATAACTCTTTCTCAACAAGTGCAAATcagttatattttaaaagaaggGCAATACATGAACATGTGTATGATTTAAAATGACTAAAATGTGACAGTTTTGggcaaaacaaatatttgtaaCATCAAAGTAAACAAAAGTCCTTGTCGTATTCGAACTTAGGGTCTTATTAAATAATGGTTCCATATCCCCTACACTACGAGACTAGACAAACTTGTCGGTATAAATAACTGAGAAGTGAATTACCTTTATTCGTCATGTTGTTATGATccttataaaaaattataatttacgGGGTGTTGATGGCTCTGAATTATGgctaatttgttaatttttatgcTAATGCCTTTGATTGTCGTATTTCTTTAGACAGTTGGACATTGTACGAAGAGGAACTCTCtaaaaacaacattaaaatGATCAAGACCAATGAGGACCTGGTAGGGAAAATCTGGACAACTGGGCGTCCACCTTTTCCAAATTCTCCAATCAACGCATTACCTTACAAATTTTCAGGTAAGAAAAGTAactttagattttatttttaaaattgtatcacTTGTGTTACAGTTGTAAGGAAATcgctttaaaacaatttattcattatatttgttttttctgtatcgtaaaagaacatttgattcaatatatttgaaattgtaaaagCACATTTTGCATTTCAAAGTCAACTACAGAGTGTTTGAAgatttgaaatatgtttaaacGTATTGTTAAAAGAGATGTAAATCAACTGCGGCAAACTATGATTTTTATGAAGCCTGCGATCGCCTTATTTTAATATCGAAGTAAACAACATGTTCAACCcgtgagaaaaaaaagaattcataaAAATCTTATTATCTTCTGGCACTTATGTGTTTTCAGGAAGACACTGGCATGAGAAAATTGCCGATATGCACGTTGCGATGAAAGAAAGAAACGCTGACGCAATGGTTGTCAATGGGCTGGACGAAACTGCTTGTAAGTTCATGAGAACGCATTCAGTATCCAGATGTCCTGCTGTAAACGTATTTTAGATTTCATTATTATAATACAAATGTAATACTTAATCATATGTATATACTTCTGTTTAGGGTTACTTAACCTTCGAGCATCAGATATTCCATTCACTCCTGTTTTCTTTTCCTATGTTATTGTCGATCGTAGGAAGAACCAGACAATGtaagttttaatttgttttaaaatggtATTTTTAAATAACTGCTTTTTAACCAAAGAGGGTTGCTAATATAAAAcgtattaaaacatttatatttttttcagatataaTTTTGCACCCAATTTTTATTTCTCCATCAGTAATATGATCTGATAGATATCAAAGTGATAAACCATTATGATCAATGTTTTGGTCTCAagtgaaaaattttaatttttatttatttttgcaatctGGAATTGAAAAACGTCCAAAAGAAAACACACATAGCTATGAATTACAGattgtacataaaaaatcaCAACATCAAGCTAACTTCTAATCCCACTGACGAGGCAACGACTCAGAAACTGTACGAGTACCTAAATACCGGAACAGATGGTTCTTGTTCCGGTAAACCCGGATATTGTGTTGAGGTaacatgttattttaaaaatgtcaccTTTAAGATTTTcaggagaaataaaaaataagactTGTATCCCAGTTGTTTTGCGTTATAAACTCTATATAGATATCTTCTCTTCCCATTTTGTTTTCTACTATTCGTATACAAGGTTAGAGAATATGACCCTCTACCAGTGACAAGCAAAGTGAGCTCCGTTGTCGAGTACAGTGAGAGAGTGTGGATCTCGCCGATTTGTAGTTATGCGTTCTACTCTCTTATCCCAAAAGTACGACTATGCTAGGACTATGCTAAGACAATTTAATATAAcggatatcaaatttaaaatttagaatataaTTTTCAGCCTCATACTATGATTGTTTTTCGTTATAGCGATAGATTAATAACATTTGATTGATTTATCTTCTGTATCTGAATTGCTCtgaaatatatcttttaaaaaaaatatagaaatatgtaaTGAAGTTCGCTATTATGTTAACATTTTTCGTAAATTATGTaagtttaatattaattttgcttttgtttttagGAGAAGTTACTTCAGGAAAACACACCAATAAGTATACAAAAGGCACGAAAAAATCCCATCGAGAGACAAGGAATGATTCAATCGCACGtcagttattttaaaataacaattaacaTACTAGTATTAGTTTTGCTTGTTTATTAACATGCTTTGATTGAATcaatttagtaaattttgaccTATGATTTTGGTATCccgatttttatattttgatccTTTGAGATTAAAGTTCTGagttttatatcaatattttgataacCAGGTGCGAGATGCTGTTGCCTTGATATCATTCATCTCAAGATTGGAGAAAGAGGTACTCAAAATGGTATCataaatgttatattaaaaaatgaagaataaaaaGGACCTTCAAATGAACAAACAGATCGTGTTATTACTGTGGTTTTCTTTGTGTTTGACGGAGGTTAAGAATAGAATTAATGAAGGAATATTTTAATCACAGGTTAAAGCAGGTATACGTTGGACAGAACTTTCAGCAGCGGACGAATTAAGTAAATACAGAGGGTAATGtgtttaaatagtttttaatactataaaatcaatatacagGGTAAAGTCATCCTATTACAagtctttaattttaaatgaattacagTATTGCTTTTTATCTAGATTCTATGatttataatcaaaacaaaactgtaATTACAGTAAGTTTACTAACGATAAAAGCGATTACTTTATTTCTACTCCAAGTGCCTTGATGagttaaagtaaaaaatgtttCTGATCTAGAAAACAGAAGTACAATCGCGGACTGAGTTTTGAATCAATATCATCAAGTGGTCCCCACGGGGCGGTTATACATTACTCACCGTCAAACGTGACAGACAAGGAAATAACAACGGACGAGGTGTATCTACTGGACTCCGGGGGACAGTATTTGTAAGCGGTTTAAGATAATTTATGACGTTCAGAAAACAAAGTGGACAAAATATGTTTGAGTTAAAACTTAAAGCATTCTATTTAATAAACACATTCATTGAAATTGCTTACCTATACTCAAGGATTTTGAGTATCCAAACGAACATCAATTGCAACCAACCGAACAAACAATGTTTATTGCATGTATTGATATGTGAAATCTAACATGATATTTTACGAGATATCATTAATATGATTGTAAATGAttgatttcaaaaatctttatttCTGAGATAGAGATGGAACAACAGATACGACAAGGACATTTCATTTTGGAACTCCCACAGATTTCCAGAAAGTAACGTCTTTTTTCGCATTACCTATGTTCATATTCATTGTAtgtttattatgtttttaatcGCATCAAAGTCAAAACATTGTTGAACTACATTACTTAAAGCATTCTATGCATAACGTTTTTCATTGTTTAGGAATGCTACACTCGCATGTTGATGGGAAATATTGATCTTGCAAATGTGAAATTTATGAAGACAAGTTTTGGTCCCTatggtaattttaaaaataaatatgctgctttgaaacatgaaattagagttgctataatattatatttgaagaaatttggTAGCTTTTACTGTCTCTTAATAAAGTTACTGACTGTACGAACATAAATTGTCGTTGTAAACTAGATATGATATCTAGGATTTTTTTCTAGGTCGTGAACTCGATATCTTGGCCCGTCGACATCTGTGGAACTCTGGACTAGATTACAGACACGGTACCGGACATGGAGTAGGGATGTACCTTGGTGTCCATGAAGGCAAGACTTAAGTTTAAGGAACCAACGTTTGTGTTTATTTCGATAGCTGGAGCAGATatagatacatacatgtacatgtataagtattaaagtcaaatttagTAATTTGATTTTAGGCATATCTAAGATTCTATCTGTGATAAGAAAAATGAATTgcgatgataaaaaaaattactacgGCTTTCAAGTTTTCTAACAGGTCCAGCTGGAATTGGAATGAATAGGAAACAACCATTCAATGATTATCCAATAGAGGAAGGGCAGTTCTTTTCCGATGGTAAATTGTGAATACACTACCatagaattgatacattttAACATTCTCAGGAACCAGCAATTCTTTTCAAATCTTTGAAAGGATTAGTCGGTTGAATGTACGAAACTCTTATCTTTTATCTCAGAACCTGGATACTATGAAGATGGATCATTTGGAGTAAGAGTGGAAAACGTTATGGAAGTTAAAAAAGTCAATCTTAAGGTAATAAAGTTGGTCAAGATGCGTTAGTTGTCTACTCATAACCGTCTACATTAAAAGAAAGAAGattaaattttaagtttataaaaaaatatatactcaaGATGAAGTTATTAATCTTACAGAATTAGATTAGATTAACTGCAGTAAAGCATTATAGTCAGTAATAGAAAAATGCATGTTGATATAGCCACGTGCAATTTATAGATGGTTATATGAAATAGTCATGGATCTCATAGCCTCCCTCactgtattttgattttcaacaacattttttttaacagtatAAGTTCCGAGACTCAGTATTTCTTGGATTTGAAACAATTACATTGGTGCCAGTTGAACCAAATCTCATCAAATACGAAATGCTTTCTGGAGACCAGGTATAGTTAGTCAcgtaaacaaattttaaaaatcagaatttatgaaaattcgATTATCTGACACACACCGTATTTATGTTAAGTAAACCTTTGTGCTTTTTCATAGGCCTGCACGACGTAGCAatttgtacataactatttctttaaggattttaaaatttgtttgaattgtCGAGGTATGTCCAATGACcgatgttttatcaatattgtcgACATCGAAATGTTGGCCAATACCGAGTAGACATTGTGTTAATATCATATTagcataattttcaaatttgcatTTGCAGCGTACCATATATATCCTGTGTACATTTTCGATATCGCAATGTTGACAAACATCGAGTCCACATTGAGTCCACATCGTGTGTCTTGTttcctgtttacatcgtcgacatcgtCGACATCGCAAAGTTGATCAATATCGGGTCGACATCGTGTCTACATTGTACCTCATATATCCTGTTTACATCGTCTACATCGTCTACATCGTCGATATCGCAATGTTGATCGACATCGAGTCGATGTCGTGTATACATCGTGTGCCTTCTTTTCTGTTTACACCGTCGGCATTGCAGTGTTGATCAATATCATGTAGACTTCGTGTCTACTTCGTACCTCTTATAACCTGTTTACACCATCGACTTTGTCGATATCAcaatgttgaccaacatcgaGTCGACATCATGTCTACATCGTGTTCCTTCTTGCCTTTATTCATCGTCGAAATCGCAATGTTGATTGACATCGAGTCAATATCGTACCTCTTATATcatgtttacatcgtcgacattgtcgaTATGGCACGTTGACCAACATCGAgtcgacatcgcaatgttgaTCGACATCGAGTTAacatcgtgtctacatcgtaCCTCTTATATCCTGTTTATATCGTCAATATTGTCGACATGGCAATGTTGATCAACATCGAGTCGATATCGCAATTTTGATCGACATCCAGTCAACATCGTGACTACATCGTATCTCTTATatcctgtttacatcgtcgaaATCGTGTCTACATCGCGTGCCTTCTTTCCTGTTTACATGgtcgacatcgcaatgttgaTCGACATCGAGTCATCATCGTGTCTACATTGTACCTCTTATatcctgtttacatcgtcgacattgtcaATATAGCAATGATGACCAACATGGTGATATTCTATATGTCTTACATTGTATATTTCTACTTGCAATGTAGGCAATGTAAATTCGATATTGGTTCAACATCGTCGacattgcgatgtcgacaatgtcgacgatgttaaCGGCAAAGAAATATCAGCAATGTTGACGATGTTCGCTCGATATCTGTTCAACATCGTCAAGGTTGCGATGTCGACAATGTCGACGATTGCAAAGAAATATCGTCAATTTTAACGATTTAAATTCGATATCGGTTCAACATTCAAACATTCGACGATGTTGACGGCAATGAAGATCGGCAATGTTGACAATGTAAAGTcgatattgtatcaatattttatgCATCGCGATATTGACGATATCGAATAGAAATATGTATTGGACATGAATGGAATTGTCCTGAttttattcaatgaaaattatttgaaattctttttttcaaaaataccaGTTTTATGATAAGCCTAAGAGGGGTTTGGTGGTatacatattaaaattatatttttccatCAGAATATGTAGATTTGATCTGAAAATGTACCAGTTTATAAAGTATGCTGATTTTATAGATGAAATAGTTTGTGTAAACAATGACCCTTTTGATATTATCGGGATATGTTGAAGATAAAAAGAAGATCCATTTATGTTTTATGCAATTTGCAAcctattgtaaatatttttttcaacatttctcGAACTGCTTCTCTTGATGAAAATAGAGAAGCTATCACCTGAAGGATATTTTACAGATTGATTGGCTAAACACATACCACAAAAAGGTACAGGATACAATCGGTCCATTGCTTATCAACACGAACAGAGAGGCCTATGATTGGATGGAGCTACGGACAAGAACGATAACTCGTGCTGTTAGTTCAGGACCCAGAACATTTGTTTCTCtgttgataacattttttagttttaccctttattttgtgctttaattgtagtttgtgtttatttaaaGCTTTTTATAAAAAGACCCATGTCtatgaatataatttaattcttttgCATGCGACTCACACATGTATTATATcagtgtatttattttatagctTCTTAAACGATTTCTGTTTTTCTAAAATAGCAAACTGTGACATTGTGTTTTTAATACTTTATCATATATTGTGAAAttctttttgaaatgataaaatctTGAAGCATTACGGTTTTGCTATCTCTAAGAAGGATGCCTCTACGTTGATAAACTATGTTCATGTTTAAAAGTATTCATTTTTGTCTCTACTCATGCAACACAAGAGAATGCCaattttgtccattttttctaataaaattgGAATTGCCATAATTGTTAAAACCCCAAAAATGTCTACTTTATTCCAACCGAATCAATATCGATGAGTGCATTCACTCTTCATTTTGTAATACGAATATCATTTCTTCTATTCACCAACCAACCTACTAAGTATACCTATTCTTTTGGCCTTGGTTAGAATAGTTCCTTTCTCAGCCATCTACAAATTAAAGACCTTTGCATATTTGGAATTCACATTAGTATAATTAGTATGAACTTTCCTAATTTTGCTTTTTCTTGTATCTTCGATAATAACTAAAGCcatttacaaatgtacttaATTGGCGTTGCCTCTAAAAGTTTcaataattttctcaaaaaattaagtgggtaaaaaatataataatgcaCTGAATTCCAGAGCACAAATTTTAACAGAAATTTCAGTTTTTCTGGTTTATCCAAAAACGTTATTTTTCAATATCAGAAAGGGTCACCGTACACATCGTATGTTTGATACGGTTAAGAACTTCAATGCAAAAGACAgacgtattttaaaaaaaaaaaaaagtaagtattactataaaaattgttttagtgACATATGTCATCATTGAAAATATTCCAATAAACAAATAgtcaataaataatattaaatcatCTTCCAGCAAATACTTCACCATAGTATAAGTTTTACCTTTGTTATTGTTTAAAGGATAATTGTAAATATGACGAAAAGGGAATTCCATAATCTGCCGGTTTTGTTTGCATTCTTTGCAAGTTTAATAAATATCTTACACATTAGAACATAATAAAAGTACACTCAACTTAAATTCTAAGAGATCAACCTTACGAATAAAATGAATTGGACAATACAAAATACGATAATGTGAAATGTTCAATATTTTGTGACGGATAGGTCTTTTCATCAAATGAGTAAATAATTATAAGTATTTAATAAGcatatgtaattatattttgatgcaaaatacACCCGACTTGTTAACTtaaatgttcttttctactaaaatgacaaaaatatcatgtttttttttataaatttctgttagccatatttttgtggaaaaggccgATAAAAAGCCTAATTTGgagcaaaatttaattatagtCCTCCTGTACAagaattgatttgctatattttatttagacgagaaatatttcctttgacaaaaattaatgatttttacaaatcttatttatcataaaagtttgaTTTGTTAACTAATAAACATgtagatgtatacatgtatatcttttcaacatgaaaatttattgtaaaaactACTACTAAGCCCCTTATTATACACACACGATCCAATCCTATCGTTTGGAAGTGCACGTAGAACTTGTTATACTGGTATATAACATCGGACAAAGCAGCCAACTATGTGTGCATTCTTTAAATGATAGCTCCCAAAATGAGGACGTCAACAATATTATGTCAGACTTTTACACCGACGTTCGCAAGTCTTAGCAGGTTAGAAAATATGAATATACTGCTCTTTTGCATCATAAGATTGAACGTGctgataaaaatgtaaattatgtCTGGATCACGTGTGAATcctaaactttaaaaaatacacgATCGTGATATTGAGTACACGAGATCAGCAGTAGTTTCAACAGAGATACAAAGGGATGCATCTGTTTAGCTTTCTTTTGGTCTTTATCTTGGGATCAGTACATCTCTACGGCGGTATGTCAAATATCTTTATTCAAACTGTTTATGACAGTTAAGAAAatctaataaaagtttaaaaattgaatttttccacATGGATAGTTTTTTATCTATTTGTCCTTTAAAGATTTGGTATTAAATGCCATATTCTCGGTTTTAGAAACATTTCATGTAACGTATAATCAAGTGCAACTCtgcaaatatatttgaaattccTAAAacttgcaaaatatattggatATTTTATCGAGGTTATTCGTCCCCCGGGACAGGTAATATCAGATAATTCCAATGTGAATTCCAGTCACTAGCTAGTGTATAATCGTTTTCATAAAAGGGCGCACCTTCTTTTTATAT is drawn from Crassostrea angulata isolate pt1a10 chromosome 5, ASM2561291v2, whole genome shotgun sequence and contains these coding sequences:
- the LOC128184087 gene encoding xaa-Pro aminopeptidase 1-like; protein product: MNVFRFLCVLIFGLVHSYGAVIQNYDVEEIKERHRRSVSTDRRSVIRNISPEDRPSCPPGQSSPPNRINSTERLRNLRNEMRIIGIDAYIIPSEDAHQSEYTSPYDQRRKFICGLSGSAGYAIVTMTKAALWTDGRYFLQAEAEMDCNWILMRKGEKDVPSSTEWLTSVLEVKENATVGSYPFFLGSNSWTLYEEELSKNNIKMIKTNEDLVGKIWTTGRPPFPNSPINALPYKFSGRHWHEKIADMHVAMKERNADAMVVNGLDETAWLLNLRASDIPFTPVFFSYVIVDRRKNQTILYIKNHNIKLTSNPTDEATTQKLYEYLNTGTDGSCSGKPGYCVEVREYDPLPVTSKVSSVVEYSERVWISPICSYAFYSLIPKEKLLQENTPISIQKARKNPIERQGMIQSHVRDAVALISFISRLEKEVKAGIRWTELSAADELSKYRGKQKYNRGLSFESISSSGPHGAVIHYSPSNVTDKEITTDEVYLLDSGGQYLDGTTDTTRTFHFGTPTDFQKECYTRMLMGNIDLANVKFMKTSFGPYGRELDILARRHLWNSGLDYRHGTGHGVGMYLGVHEGPAGIGMNRKQPFNDYPIEEGQFFSDEPGYYEDGSFGVRVENVMEVKKVNLKYKFRDSVFLGFETITLVPVEPNLIKYEMLSGDQIDWLNTYHKKVQDTIGPLLINTNREAYDWMELRTRTITRAVSSGPRTFVSLLITFFSFTLYFVL